One genomic region from Eptesicus fuscus isolate TK198812 chromosome 4, DD_ASM_mEF_20220401, whole genome shotgun sequence encodes:
- the GNB2 gene encoding guanine nucleotide-binding protein G(I)/G(S)/G(T) subunit beta-2, with protein sequence MSELEQLRQEAEQLRNQIRDARKACGDSTLTQITAGLDPVGRIQMRTRRTLRGHLAKIYAMHWGTDSRLLVSASQDGKLIIWDSYTTNKVHAIPLRSSWVMTCAYAPSGNFVACGGLDNICSIYSLKTREGNVRVSRELPGHTGYLSCCRFLDDNQIITSSGDTTCALWDIETGQQTVAFAGHSGDVMSLSLAPDGRTFVSGACDASIKLWDVRDSMCRQTFIGHESDINAVAFFPNGYAFTTGSDDATCRLFDLRADQELLMYSHDNIICGITSVAFSRSGRLLLAGYDDFNCNIWDAMKGDRAGVLAGHDNRVSCLGVTDDGMAVATGSWDSFLKIWN encoded by the exons ATGAGTGAGCTGGAGCAACTGAGACAGGAGGCTGAGCAGCTCCGGAACCAGATCCGG GATGCCCGAAAAGCATGTGGGGATTCAACACTGACCCAG ATCACAGCTGGGCTGGACCCAGTGGGGAGAATCCAGATGAGGACACGGAGGACCCTCCGTGGGCACCTGGCAAAAATCTATGCGATGCACTGGGGGACAGACTCAAG GCTGCTGGTCAGCGCCTCCCAGGATGGGAAGCTCATCATTTGGGACAGCTATACCACCAACAAG GTCCATGCCATCCCGCTACGTTCCTCCTGGGTTATGACCTGTGCCTACGCGCCCTCAGGGAACTTTGTAGCCTGTGGGGGGTTGGACAACATCTGCTCCATCTACAGCCTCAAGACCCGTGAGGGCAATGTCAGGGTCAGCCGGGAGCTGCCTGGCCATACTG GGTACCTGTCCTGCTGCCGCTTCCTGGATGACAACCAAATCATCACCAGCTCTGGGGACACCACCTG TGCCCTGTGGGACATTGAGACAGGCCAGCAGACAGTGGCTTTTGCTGGACACAGTGGGGATGTGATGTCCTTATCACTGGCCCCCGATGGCCGCACCTTTGTGTCAGGTGCCTGTGATGCCTCTATCAAGCTGTGGGATGTTCGGGATTCAATGTGCCGACAGACCTTCATTGGCCACGAATCCGACATCAATGCCGTGGCT TTCTTCCCCAACGGCTATGCCTTCACCACTGGCTCTGATGATGCCACGTGCCGCCTCTTCGACCTGCGGGCGGACCAGGAGCTCCTCATGTATTCCCATGACAACATCATTTGCGGCATCACCTCTGTTGCCTTCTCTCGCAGTGGCCGGCTGTTGCTTGCTGGCTACGATGACTTCAATTGCAACATCTGGGATGCCATGAAGGGCGACCGTGCAG GTGTCCTCGCCGGCCATGACAACCGTGTGAGCTGCCTTGGGGTCACTGACGATGgcatggctgtggccacaggctCCTGGGACTCCTTCCTCAAGATCTGGAACTAA
- the ACTL6B gene encoding actin-like protein 6B isoform X2 has product MLMESDEGCGLELEGEKEKKGKIFHIDTNALHVPRDGAEVMSPLKNGMIEDWECFRAILDHTYSKHVKSEPNLHPVLMSEAPWNTRAKREKLTELMFEQYNIPAFFLCKTAVLTAFANGRSTGLVLDSGATHTTAIPVHDGYVLQQGIVKSPLAGDFISMQCRELFQEMAIDIIPPYMIAAKEPVREGAPPNWKKKEKLPQVSKSWHNYMCNEVIQDFQASVLQVSDSPYDEQVAAQMPTVHYEMPNGYNTDYGAERLRIPEGLFDPSNVKGLSGNTMLGVGHVVTTSIGMCDIDIRPGLYGSVIVTGGNTLLQGFTDRLNRELSQKTPPSMRLKLIASNSTMERKFSPWIGGSILASLGTFQQMWISKQEYEEGGKQCVERKCP; this is encoded by the exons ATGCTTATGGAGAGTGAT GAGGGGTGCGGGCTGGAgttggagggggagaaggagaagaaagggaagatcTTTCACATCGACACCAACGCCCTGCATGTGCCTCGGGATGGAGCGGAGGTCATGTCACCCCTCAAAAATGGCATGA TCGAGGACTGGGAGTGCTTCCGCGCCATCCTGGATCACACCTACAGCAAACATGTCAAGTCCGAGCCAAACCTGCACCCAGTGCTCATGTCTGAGGCGCCG TGGAATACACGGGCCAAGCGGGAGAAGCTGACTGAGCTGATGTTTGAACAGTACAACATTCCTGCCTTCTTCTTATGCAAGACAGCTGTGCTCACCGC CTTTGCAAACGGACGCTCCACCGGCCTGGTACTGGACAGTGGGGCCACCCACACCACGGCCATTCCAGTGCATGATGGCTACGTCCTGCAGCAAG GCATCGTCAAGTCACCCCTGGCAGGGGACTTCATCTCCATGCAGTGCCGGGAGCTCTTTCAAGAAATGGCCATTGACATCATCCCACCTTATATGATTGCTGCCAag GAGCCCGTACGGGAGGGCGCCCCACCGAActggaagaagaaggagaagctACCTCAGGTTTCCAAGTCTTGGCATAACTACATGTGCAAT GAGGTGATCCAGGACTTCCAGGCCTCTGTGCTGCAGGTCTCAGACTCTCCCTACGATGAGCA GGTGGCTGCACAGATGCCCACTGTGCATTATGAGATGCCCAATGGCTACAACACAGACTACGGTGCTGAGCGGCTCCGCATCCCTGAGGGCCTGTTTGATCCCTCCAATGTCAAG GGCCTCTCGGGGAACACCATGCTGGGTGTGGGCCATGTGGTGACCACCAGCATCGGCATGTGTGACATCGACATTCGCCCG GGCCTCTACGGCAGTGTCATTGTCACTGGTGGGAACACACTGCTTCAGGGCTTCACTGACAGGCTCAATCGGGAGCTTTCCCAGAAGACCCCACCG AGCATGCGACTGAAGCTCATTGCCAGCAACAGCACCATGGAGCGCAAATTCAGCCCCTGGATTGgaggctccatcctggcctcaCTC GGCACCTTCCAGCAGATGTGGATCTCCAAGCAGGAGTACGAAGAAGGCGGGAAGCAGTGCGTGGAGCGGAagtgcccctga
- the ACTL6B gene encoding actin-like protein 6B isoform X1: MSGGVYGGDEVGALVFDIGSFSVRAGYAGEDCPKADFPTTVGLLAAEEGCGLELEGEKEKKGKIFHIDTNALHVPRDGAEVMSPLKNGMIEDWECFRAILDHTYSKHVKSEPNLHPVLMSEAPWNTRAKREKLTELMFEQYNIPAFFLCKTAVLTAFANGRSTGLVLDSGATHTTAIPVHDGYVLQQGIVKSPLAGDFISMQCRELFQEMAIDIIPPYMIAAKEPVREGAPPNWKKKEKLPQVSKSWHNYMCNEVIQDFQASVLQVSDSPYDEQVAAQMPTVHYEMPNGYNTDYGAERLRIPEGLFDPSNVKGLSGNTMLGVGHVVTTSIGMCDIDIRPGLYGSVIVTGGNTLLQGFTDRLNRELSQKTPPSMRLKLIASNSTMERKFSPWIGGSILASLGTFQQMWISKQEYEEGGKQCVERKCP, encoded by the exons ATGAGCGGGGGCGTCTACGGCGGAG ATGAGGTGGGTGCGCTGGTCTTTGACATTGGCTCCTTCTCGGTCCGCGCTGGATACGCTGGGGAGGACTGTCCCAAG GCTGACTTCCCTACCACAGTGGGGCTGCTGGCCGCGGAGGAGGGGTGCGGGCTGGAgttggagggggagaaggagaagaaagggaagatcTTTCACATCGACACCAACGCCCTGCATGTGCCTCGGGATGGAGCGGAGGTCATGTCACCCCTCAAAAATGGCATGA TCGAGGACTGGGAGTGCTTCCGCGCCATCCTGGATCACACCTACAGCAAACATGTCAAGTCCGAGCCAAACCTGCACCCAGTGCTCATGTCTGAGGCGCCG TGGAATACACGGGCCAAGCGGGAGAAGCTGACTGAGCTGATGTTTGAACAGTACAACATTCCTGCCTTCTTCTTATGCAAGACAGCTGTGCTCACCGC CTTTGCAAACGGACGCTCCACCGGCCTGGTACTGGACAGTGGGGCCACCCACACCACGGCCATTCCAGTGCATGATGGCTACGTCCTGCAGCAAG GCATCGTCAAGTCACCCCTGGCAGGGGACTTCATCTCCATGCAGTGCCGGGAGCTCTTTCAAGAAATGGCCATTGACATCATCCCACCTTATATGATTGCTGCCAag GAGCCCGTACGGGAGGGCGCCCCACCGAActggaagaagaaggagaagctACCTCAGGTTTCCAAGTCTTGGCATAACTACATGTGCAAT GAGGTGATCCAGGACTTCCAGGCCTCTGTGCTGCAGGTCTCAGACTCTCCCTACGATGAGCA GGTGGCTGCACAGATGCCCACTGTGCATTATGAGATGCCCAATGGCTACAACACAGACTACGGTGCTGAGCGGCTCCGCATCCCTGAGGGCCTGTTTGATCCCTCCAATGTCAAG GGCCTCTCGGGGAACACCATGCTGGGTGTGGGCCATGTGGTGACCACCAGCATCGGCATGTGTGACATCGACATTCGCCCG GGCCTCTACGGCAGTGTCATTGTCACTGGTGGGAACACACTGCTTCAGGGCTTCACTGACAGGCTCAATCGGGAGCTTTCCCAGAAGACCCCACCG AGCATGCGACTGAAGCTCATTGCCAGCAACAGCACCATGGAGCGCAAATTCAGCCCCTGGATTGgaggctccatcctggcctcaCTC GGCACCTTCCAGCAGATGTGGATCTCCAAGCAGGAGTACGAAGAAGGCGGGAAGCAGTGCGTGGAGCGGAagtgcccctga